Genomic window (Achromobacter sp. B7):
GTTCGGGGGCGCGGGTTGGGATCCGGCTTGGGCGGGGGCTTGCTCCGCCGCGCCGCCATTGGCGTTCCACAGCGGGGCGCGTCCCTGGACGGCGGGCGCGGCCTCCGGAAATTGCGCCAGCAAGGCAAGAATCGTGCGGGCGGTGGTGCCCAGCGTGGTCGGCGCGGACGCGGTGGTGTCGCTACTGGTGACCAGCCCGCGCGCGGCCAGCGCCAGCGCGGCGGCGGTCTTGGCGTCGACAACGGTATTCTGGCGGTCGCCTCGGGCGCCGCCAGTTTGTATGCCTTGCCGGGGATCGCGGGTGGACCCGTCCGACGACCCGGGCTTTTCCGGGCCGCCAGGCTGGCTGACGGCGTCCGGCCGGGCGCCTGAAACCTGGTTGGCATTCGCGGCGGACATCGTCGTGCCAAGCACGGCGTCCAACCGCTGCACCAGGACGTTACCGAGTGCGGCGGGACCGACGCTCATTCTTCAGGCGCCTGCTGGTATCCGTAGGCCGACAGCAGCGTCTGCTGGCGCTTCATGCGCCCCAGCAGTTCGCCCAGGCGGGCCAGTTGAGGAATGGCCAGATCACGCGTCAGCGCGTCGTTTTCCAGGATGCGCACCAGCAGGTCGTACTTCATGGCGCGCGTGGCTTCGTCCAGCGGCGCCTTTTGTTCGGTCTGACGCAGGCGTTCGACGCGTTCGCAGTATTGCTGGCCGTGCACCATGGCCAGGTCCCAGTCGCCGGCCTTGGCGGCGGAAAGCATTTCCCCCGTGATGTCGGCAATCTCCTGGTAGTTTTCCAGGATGGAGGGAGGGGACTGGGTAAGGGACGTCATGGAAATCTCGGGCGTGCGCAGGCTGGCTAGGGACATGGTTCTGGCCATTACGGCTCCATGCCGCCGGCAGGCCGGTCGATGGAAGTCTGCCAAGCCTCGGCCAGGTCGGCCAGCAGGCGGTCGGCAATATCCAGCTGTTCGGCATCCGCCTTCAGGTTCGCCGTCAGCAGCGTGCGGATGATGTAGTCGTACAGCAGGGCGAGGTTGGCGGCAATATCGCCGCCGGCCTCCATATTAAGCCCCGTCTTCAGACCTTCATCGACGATCTTGATCGCTTTCGAGATGGCGGCGCCGCGCTCGGCGATCCGGCCTTCGTTCAAATGGATACGTGCCTGCCCGATGGCCGCCCGCGCACCCAGATACAGCAGGGTGATCAGCCGCTCCGGGCTTGCGCCCAGGACTTGCGTTTCCAGACCGATATCGGCGTAGGAACGAACAGAATAAGACCCTGAGGGCCGTCGGGCGGCATACGTCATTTAATGCATCTTCTATAAGTTACTTGTTGGACTTATTCATTGCCTCAAACTGCTGGGTCAGGTACGCGCCTGTGCTTTGCATCTTCATGTAGAAGGTGTCCAGCGCAACAAACTGCGAGCGCATCCGTTCGATTTCAGCGTCGCTGGACGCTTTGGCGCGTGCCTTCTGCGCATCCACGGCAGTGATGGACTTGGCCAAGCCGTCCTGGCGGGTCTTGAGCGAACCCGTCGAACCCAGCACGTCTTTGAGGGCGGCGTCGATGTTCTTGGCCAGGCCGTTTTCGCCGGTCAGCAGCTTGGTGACGTCTGCCGGGTTTTCCGTCAGGGCCTTGGTCAGCTTGGTCGTGTCCAGCTTCAATTCGCGGGCGGTGGCATCCGTGGTGATGCCCAGGTCGGCCAGCGATTTCAGCGTGCCGTTGCCCAAGACGCCTTGCAGCGCGCCGGACAGGGCGGATTGGATCGAACGCGTCGTACCGTCGCCGGTCAGCGGCTGGTTGGTGGCGGCCTTGGCGTCGAACGACGTCAGGTTCTTGATCGTGGTTTGCAGCGTCTTGTACTTGGTGACGAAGTCCTGCACGGCCTTGCTGGCGACCGAGGTGTCGGCTTCCAGCTTCAGCGTGATCGGCTTGTCGGCGTCCGTCTTTTCAGCCAGGTTCAACGTGATGCCGTCGATGGCGGTCGAAATGTTGTTCGAACCGCTCTTGACCGGGATGCCGTTGATGATGACTTCGGCGTCCTGGCCCTTGGTGGCCGTCATGCCGCTGGTGACACCGCCGGCGTCGGTGCT
Coding sequences:
- the fliD gene encoding flagellar filament capping protein FliD produces the protein MASITNLGSVSGLPLEKILSDLQDAETKKLSVYTTRAESYQTRIDAYSQLQSALEALQSSAAVLGKTETMAAIKGSVTGGSALTATVAAEGAVAGEYTIEVKNLARAQSLQSSAIADRTAQNGATGTFEIELADGTKRTVDLKDDTSLNGIVKAINADDKTGLRATVINDGNGNNFLMLTARDTGEKASVKSITVNGDQSLKDILTFSTDAGGVTSGMTATKGQDAEVIINGIPVKSGSNNISTAIDGITLNLAEKTDADKPITLKLEADTSVASKAVQDFVTKYKTLQTTIKNLTSFDAKAATNQPLTGDGTTRSIQSALSGALQGVLGNGTLKSLADLGITTDATARELKLDTTKLTKALTENPADVTKLLTGENGLAKNIDAALKDVLGSTGSLKTRQDGLAKSITAVDAQKARAKASSDAEIERMRSQFVALDTFYMKMQSTGAYLTQQFEAMNKSNK
- the fliS gene encoding flagellar export chaperone FliS is translated as MTYAARRPSGSYSVRSYADIGLETQVLGASPERLITLLYLGARAAIGQARIHLNEGRIAERGAAISKAIKIVDEGLKTGLNMEAGGDIAANLALLYDYIIRTLLTANLKADAEQLDIADRLLADLAEAWQTSIDRPAGGMEP
- a CDS encoding flagellar protein FliT gives rise to the protein MTSLTQSPPSILENYQEIADITGEMLSAAKAGDWDLAMVHGQQYCERVERLRQTEQKAPLDEATRAMKYDLLVRILENDALTRDLAIPQLARLGELLGRMKRQQTLLSAYGYQQAPEE